A section of the Amblyomma americanum isolate KBUSLIRL-KWMA chromosome 2, ASM5285725v1, whole genome shotgun sequence genome encodes:
- the LOC144119309 gene encoding amine sulfotransferase-like produces MAAEVFRNIEGIYVGKHFSDDAIRSTMSYKPRPGDLFLTCYPKSGSSWTHRIIYNILMDAADPDDPMDPFLRIPFLDMRGGDAAIYAPRPAAFKTHLPFSKAPYSPEAKYIHLARNPYDVCVSFYYHTRNVPAYNFQNGTFDEFFELFLQGRVDFGDYFENVLSWYRHWNDANVFSLTYEELKENTREHIVKIAAFIDPDREKKLKENPELIERILEKTNVENMKKIFNYNPQRLILKETKLLDNVRPELQKGLRAYLDFINAPMKGDFVRKAKVGDWRNHFSLEQVAKMKERIAEATAGTDVMSLWKDVDLP; encoded by the coding sequence ATGGCGGCCGAAGTTTTTCGAAATATTGAAGGGATCTACGTGGGCAAGCACTTCTCAGATGATGCAATCCGCTCTACAATGTCCTACAAGCCGCGACCAGGCGACCTGTTTTTAACATGCTACCCTAAGTCCGGGTCTTCCTGGACGCACCGGATTATCTACAACATCTTGATGGACGCCGCAGATCCGGACGACCCAATGGACCCCTTCCTTCGAATTCCATTTCTGGATATGCGAGGCGGGGATGCCGCCATCTATGCACCCCGACCAGCGGCCTTTAAGACTCACTTGCCTTTCAGCAAAGCTCCTTATTCACCCGAGGCCAAATACATCCATCTAGCAAGAAATCCGTATGATGTCTGTGTTTCCTTCTACTACCATACGAGAAACGTGCCGGCGTACAATTTTCAGAACGGCACATTTGATGAGTTCTTCGAGCTGTTTCTTCAAGGTCGGGTTGATTTTGGAGATTACTTTGAGAACGTCCTTTCCTGGTACAGACACTGGAACGACGCGAACGTTTTTTCTTTAACTTACGAGGAACTGAAGGAGAACACACGTGAACATATTGTTAAGATTGCTGCCTTCATAGACCCCGACCGAGAAAAGAAACTTAAGGAAAATCCGGAACTTATTGAACGCATTCTCGAGAAGACGAATGTTGAAAACATGAAGAAGATTTTTAATTACAATCCACAGAGGCTCATTCTGAAGGAGACTAAGCTGTTGGACAATGTTAGACCGGAGCTACAGAAAGGACTTCGCGCTTACTTAGATTTTATAAATGCGCCCATGAAGGGTGACTTTGTGCGGAAGGCGAAGGTAGGTGACTGGAGGAATCACTTTTCGCTTGAACAGGTCGCAAAAATGAAGGAGCGAATAGCTGAGGCAACGGCCGGCACAGACGTCATGAGCCTATGGAAGGATGTGGACCTGCCATGA